In Gemmatimonadetes bacterium T265, one DNA window encodes the following:
- a CDS encoding hypothetical protein (frameshifted, deletion at around 2071048), translating to MGRAPTLTAAPPPGSPFHRGESAVQARAGVRAMAERVGGIIAPEISPAFGAFLRTVRVAAVGAPDAERRVWATMLVAAPGFLEAERDALRVGAAPAAGDALRAALGGARGATGAPTPVGVTAIDFGTRRRVRVNGVLADGAPERGARPGLGFVVAVREAYGNCPKYIQARAVPAGPTAAPADVPLADAADRLTDAQQAWLRAADTCFLASVGPTEDGPTEGGTPGRADASHRGGAPGFLAVPDAGRVVLPDYPGNAMFNTLGNLAVDPRVGVVVPDFARGRLLQLSGTAAVDWRPAAAAAFPGAERVVVLTVERVREVAGALPAGWSAPQPSPLNPPAPVRPPAA from the coding sequence GTGGGACGCGCTCCAACACTGACGGCGGCCCCGCCGCCGGGCTCCCCCTTCCACCGCGGCGAGTCGGCCGTGCAGGCCCGCGCCGGCGTGCGCGCGATGGCCGAGCGGGTGGGGGGCATCATCGCGCCAGAGATCTCGCCGGCGTTCGGGGCGTTCTTGCGCACGGTGCGCGTGGCGGCCGTCGGCGCGCCCGACGCCGAACGGCGCGTGTGGGCGACGATGCTGGTCGCCGCGCCCGGGTTCCTCGAGGCCGAGCGCGACGCCCTGCGGGTCGGCGCCGCACCCGCCGCGGGCGACGCACTGCGCGCGGCGTTAGGCGGCGCGCGGGGCGCGACCGGCGCGCCGACGCCGGTCGGCGTCACGGCCATCGATTTCGGCACGCGTCGGCGCGTGCGCGTGAATGGGGTGCTCGCCGACGGCGCCCCCGAGCGCGGTGCGCGGCCCGGCCTCGGGTTCGTGGTGGCCGTGCGCGAGGCGTACGGCAACTGCCCGAAGTACATCCAGGCGCGCGCGGTCCCGGCGGGACCGACGGCGGCGCCGGCGGACGTGCCACTCGCGGATGCGGCCGACCGCCTCACCGACGCGCAGCAGGCGTGGCTTCGGGCGGCTGACACCTGCTTTCTCGCGAGCGTCGGTCCGACGGAGGACGGCCCGACGGAGGGCGGCACGCCCGGTCGCGCCGACGCGTCGCACCGGGGCGGCGCGCCGGGGTTCCTCGCCGTGCCCGACGCCGGCCGCGTCGTGCTCCCCGACTACCCCGGCAACGCGATGTTCAACACTCTCGGGAACCTCGCCGTCGACCCGCGGGTGGGCGTCGTCGTGCCGGACTTCGCGCGCGGGCGCCTGCTCCAGCTCTCGGGCACCGCCGCCGTCGACTGGCGCCCCGCCGCCGCGGCGGCGTTCCCCGGGGCCGAGCGCGTGGTGGTGCTCACGGTCGAGCGGGTGCGTGAGGTCGCGGGCGCACTGCCGGCCGGGTGGTCGGCGCCGCAGCCGTCGCCCCTCAACCCGCCCGCGCCCGTCCGCCCGCCGGCCGCCTAA
- a CDS encoding 2-dehydropantoate 2-reductase, whose protein sequence is MPDAPDTAGTAAPLRVVVLGAGGIGGYFGGVLARAGQDVTLLARGEHLAAIQAHGLELRTPAEEAGATTAARVRVRATSDPAALPDADLVLVAVKSYSLHEVAPAAARLAARGATVLPLLNGVDAADRLAEAGVPRAALLGGVTVISAARVAPGVVERRSAFQRVVVGRFAAAAAPPADDPLGDRRVADIVRAFHDAGVEARVSPRIDVELWNKLAFLASMAAACGLARQDVGTVRRAPLGRLLIERAVAEIAAVGRAHGVALDPDVTAQTVAAIDALPDAMRPSFLLDLAHGGPTELDVLSGAVGRLGRQYGVPTPVHDTAVAALGAATNVVAP, encoded by the coding sequence ATGCCTGACGCGCCCGACACCGCCGGGACGGCCGCGCCGCTGCGCGTCGTCGTCCTCGGCGCCGGCGGGATCGGCGGGTACTTCGGGGGCGTGCTCGCGCGCGCCGGGCAGGACGTGACGCTCCTCGCCCGCGGCGAGCACCTCGCGGCGATCCAGGCCCACGGACTCGAACTCAGGACTCCGGCCGAGGAGGCGGGCGCCACGACGGCGGCTCGCGTTCGCGTGCGCGCCACCAGCGACCCGGCGGCGCTGCCCGACGCGGACCTCGTGCTCGTCGCAGTCAAGAGCTACTCGCTGCACGAGGTCGCGCCCGCCGCCGCGCGGCTCGCCGCGCGCGGCGCGACGGTGCTGCCGCTGCTCAACGGCGTCGACGCCGCCGACCGGCTCGCCGAGGCCGGCGTCCCGCGGGCCGCGCTCCTCGGCGGCGTGACGGTAATCAGCGCCGCGCGGGTCGCCCCGGGCGTCGTCGAGCGGCGGAGCGCGTTCCAGCGCGTCGTGGTCGGCCGGTTCGCGGCGGCCGCCGCCCCGCCCGCGGACGATCCGTTAGGCGACCGCCGCGTCGCCGACATCGTGCGCGCGTTCCACGACGCCGGCGTCGAGGCGCGCGTGTCGCCGCGGATCGACGTCGAGCTCTGGAACAAGCTGGCGTTCCTGGCCTCGATGGCCGCGGCCTGCGGGTTGGCGCGCCAGGACGTCGGTACTGTCCGCCGCGCGCCACTCGGGCGTCTGCTGATCGAGCGCGCGGTCGCCGAGATCGCGGCCGTCGGGCGCGCGCACGGCGTCGCGCTCGACCCGGACGTCACGGCCCAGACGGTCGCCGCGATCGACGCGCTCCCGGACGCCATGCGCCCCAGCTTCCTGCTCGACCTGGCGCACGGGGGCCCGACGGAGCTGGACGTGTTGAGCGGCGCGGTCGGCCGGCTCGGGCGGCAGTACGGCGTGCCGACGCCGGTGCACGACACGGCCGTCGCCGCCCTCGGCGCCGCGACCAACGTCGTCGCGCCGTGA